A stretch of the Carassius carassius chromosome 50, fCarCar2.1, whole genome shotgun sequence genome encodes the following:
- the LOC132133560 gene encoding beta-1,4 N-acetylgalactosaminyltransferase 2-like, translating to MYGSRRTLFIVILLSGSLFALFYTGVDFWSKTSLPIMRLSNCNRVPEIPDFPKPNIGPFRNENPTPCTCQNTNPANQFVSKDEMDDLQKRRAEEFRQHQIRSGKENDVLLLVPANTPLQYPMRGFRVTPMNKTLIPGLSLQTQKRAVYKVSLRVHKGVLSVMNVQEGEQVEGQNEKHLSISSSSLQQLNDLLSRLTYTSTIYHIKTEDLAYFSFEHHEVIFPIEIRRLSVPVLFDPGKDVNSQVTVLIKAFLRYKELNVLINSIRLNYPKIKIIVADDSLNPEKVVGDNIEHYIMPPAQGWFAGRNLAVSQVTTKYFLWVDDDFVFLNETRIESFVNIMEAVPELDVVGGQVGGNQFAFQLKYEEGNSEEGGCITRVSRTHAPLPGFNGCFFADGVVNYFLGRTEAVQRVSFDPFLKRVAHTEFFVDGLGHLLVATCKGLRIGHQKHGSTKNYGSYRHPPKSDSQAKMTHHFFKNHLKCIKY from the exons ATGTACGGATCCCGCAGAACTTTATTCATCGTCATTCTTTTAAGTGGCTCCCTTTTCGCCTTATTTTATACTGGCGTGGATTTTTGGAGTAAAACTTCACTACCGATAATGAG ACTCTCAAATTGCAACCGTGTTCCAGAGATCCCAGACTTTCCCAAACCAAA TATCGGGCCTTTTCGCAATGAGAATCCAACACCCTGTACCTGCCAAAACACTAATCCAGCAAACCAGTTTGTGTCAAAAGACGAGATGGATGACCTGCAGAAACGCCGGGCAGAAGAGTTCAGACAACACCAGATCAG ATCAGGTAAAGAAAATGATGTTCTACTACTCGTCCCGGCCAACACCCCGCTCCAGTATCCGATGAGAGGATTCAGAGTAACTCCCATGAATAAAACACTCATTCCCG GTCTATCCCTGCAAACACAAAAGAGAGCGGTTTACAAG GTTTCTCTAAGGGTGCATAAAGGAGTGCTTTCAGTGATGAATGTCCAGGAAGGAGAGCAGGTGGAGGGCCAGAATGAGAAACATCTGAGCATCTCATCCAGCAGCCTCCAACAGCTCAACGACCTGCTGAGCAGACTGACCTACACCAGCACCATCTACCACATCAAGACCGAAGACCTCG CGTACTTCTCTTTTGAGCATCATGAGGTCATATTCCCGATTGAGATCAGACGTTTGTCAGTTCCTGTTCTGTTTGACCCAGGAAAAG atgTGAACTCTCAGGTGACTGTGCTAATTAAAGCATTTCTGCGTTACAAAGAACTAAATGTCCTCATTAACAGTATCCGTCTGAACTACCCAAAAATAAAGATCATTGTTGCTGATGACAGTCTGAACCCAGAGAAGGTGGTCGGTGACAATATAGAGCACTACATAATGCCCCCAGCACAG GGCTGGTTTGCAGGAAGAAATCTGGCAGTGTCGCAGGTCACCACTAAATACTTCCTGTGGGTGGATGATGACTTTGTGTTCCTCAATGAGACGCGCATTGAGAGCTTTGTGAACATTATGGAAGCCGTTCCTGAACTAGATGTG GTTGGTGGTCAGGTAGGAGGAAATCAGTTTGCTTTCCAGTTGAAATACGAGGAAGGGAACAGCGAGGAAGGCGGCTGTATCACGCGTGTCTCTCGTACCCATGCGCCCCTGCCAGGTTTCAACGGCTGCTTCTTTGCAGATGGAGTCGTCAACTACTTCCTGGGCCGGACGGAGGCTGTGCAGAGGGTCAGTTTTGACCCGTTCCTCAAAAGAGTGGCTCACACTG AATTCTTTGTTGACGGGCTTGGACATTTATTAGTTGCCACCTGTAAAGGTCTCAGAATTGGTCATCAAAAACACGGTTCCACAAAAAACTACGGTTCCTACAGGCATCCTCCCAAAAGTGATTCACAGGCGAAAATGACCCACCATTTTTTCAAGAACCATCTGAAATGCATCAAATACTAA